Below is a genomic region from Lemur catta isolate mLemCat1 chromosome 15, mLemCat1.pri, whole genome shotgun sequence.
TAGgcaatcaaacaaaaaaataacttacaTACATTGTATAAATAGGCTGGATGAGGTgtctcacacttgtaatcctagcactctgggaggctaaggcaggaggatcacttgaggtcaggagtttgaggttgcagtgagctatgatgatgccactgtactctagccggggcaacagagcaagactgtctaaaatacacacacacacacagagacacacacacataatgtgTGGATTAGGTGCTGTAAAGAAAATTATAGCTAAGAAAAAAAGGCTGGAGAATGATAGTAACTGTTAGAAGTTGTCTAGGGAAATTCTTACtaaagaaggtgacatttgagcaaagccTTGAATGAAGTAAGAGAGAGTCCTGCCAGTATCTATGAAAAGAGTTGTTGTAATCAGTgaaaatagcaagtgcaaagatTCTAAGGCAAAAGCATGGCATGTTTGTCATGGTTTGAGGAACAAAGAGGATGCAGGTAGATATTCCTGAAGCAgaatgaggaagagggagaatgaGCAGGGATGAGACCAGAAAGTGAGCTGATAAAGGACGTTGTAAACTATGGgaagattttggattttattccaagtgtGATGGGAACCTACTACTAGAGAGTTTTGATCAGAAAGGGAAATTGTCTAACCTACCTTCTAAAATCTTTACTCTGGTTGCTGTTGGAGAGAGGATAAGAGCATAAGCTAAGGcagtgcagtggtccccaacattttttgacaccagggatgggtttcatggaagataatttttccatggccagtgggggcggggcggggaggtagagttcaggtggtgatgaggagttgctgtaaatacagatggatcTTCCCTGGCcttccactcacctcctgctgtgcggccctgTTCCCAACAGGCCACGGACTAATACCAGTTCTTTGGCCGGGGATGGGGGGTGTTGGGGATTACAGGGCTAAAGGACCAGTTAGAGGGGTTGTTTTTACAGTGGTCTTGGTGACAGATGAAAGTGGCTTGGATCAGAGTGATAGCAATGGAGGTGGTAAGAGTGGTTAAattgtgaatatattttgaagatagaacTGACAGGATTTGCTGATAGTTTGGTcgtagagagagaaaaaggagcaaGATTGACTTTTCCTACCCCTCATTGCACTCCACCTCCAACCTACCAATATAGACAACTACCGATCTGCTTTCTATCACTAAagattagtttgtattttctagaatgttacataaatggaatcatactgtatgtattattttttgcCTTCTGTCATTCAGCCTAGTTATTACTGTTTTGAGATTGATCTATGCTGAATGTATcggtagtttatttttttttttattcttgtagtattccattatgtgaataTACAACAGTCAATTCTATgagcatttgtgttgtttctaggttttggctattacaaatgaaacttaacattcatgtacaagtgtttttattgagatagaatttCACCTCTCAAGTAATGCTTAGGAGcagaatggctggatcatatagtaggtacttaatttgtttttgtctttctctctttgtgattgttttcctttcttctgctttcctATAGCTGTGATTTTGCTGGGTAGAGAATTCTGCGGgcatttttctggattttaaatGTGTTGCTCCACTATCTTCTGGCTTTCATTGAGAattctgtcattttaatttttttgttgtttatatagTATCTTTTTTCCTAGCTGCTTTTAAGATATTTCTTTATTGGTTTTAAGCAATTTGGTTATAATGGTATGGAGTTCCCTTCTTATTGCTTGTTCTAGTGATGGCTTCCACCCATGTCTTCATTACCACTTCTACACCATTTTCCActtataaatggaatatttttatttcttcatgtgagCCATTCACAGGTGAATTGCACACTCTCACCTCCTATACTATAACCAAGTCTGTTTGCAGAAGCAGAGAAGTCAACAAAGAAGACTGTATCCTGAATCTTAGGCACCTGGGAACTGAGCAAAATACTAGTTCAGAGGAAAAGGGAGTTTAGTGCACTAAGAACACACTTTCCTCCACAGTGAGACCACACTTGGCAGTGATACATACTGCTTTAGAAATGTTAACTCCAGAACCTGCCATTCTacttattctgtttttctttttgaagtgatttGATTTTATTCTCTCTGGTGGAGTAGTGTACTCTATGACATTGTaagccatttttaatattttaatgctgtgctgggcatggtggctcatgcctgtaatcctagcactcggggaggccaagaggctcgcttgagctcaggagtttaagaccagcctgaacaagagtgagacccccatctctgccaaaaatagaaaaattagccaggtgtggtggtgcgtgcctgtagtcccagctactcaggaggctgaggcaggaggattgcttgagcccaggagtttgaggttgcattgtgccataatgatgccactgcactctacccacgGTGatagagtggaaaaaaaaaaaaaagcataatcaTAGCTGTGGGACAGTAGGGCTTGCCTAGAGAATGAGTGACCCATTACAAAAATgactaacattttcttcttgttctttcttttcttttctttttttttttgagacagagtctcactctgttgcctgagctaagctagagtgcagtggcatcgtcataactcactgcaacctcaaattcctaagttcaagtgatcctcctgcctcggcctcctgattagctgggaatAGAAGTGCTGCATGCCACCACACTGCCTAAAGAACTAacattttcagaatatttccCAGACCGTACACTCATTACCCAGGGATTATTTGATTTGACATGCCACTAAAAACAAGAGTGGGTACTTAGAAAGAAGGATTTGGAAAGGGGAGATTATCAAAGAAAAACCTACCATAGGTCAAGACAGTGGTCATGCTGCCATTCATTTTAGGAAGCCCATGGTTCTTTATTTTAGAACGAAAATTGCACAAATTCATTTTTACTACTAGACCCCTTTGCAAATTAGGACTTTGTAAATTAGTGTCATTTACACGTGGTGTATTGATATGAATTCATATGGACAAAGACTGGAAGGAAGTATGgaaaactaaaacatttttatgtagcTATGATTGTGGCTTTTTGcattgtttcttttaatgttacaggtttattttttcccccacagtAAAATTATGTTAAGAGAAGCAAAGTGAATTAATCTGGGTATATCCAGTATACAGAAGACCAAATATCCACACCCCCCACCTACTACCCCTCATGGGCATTTTGTGGCCAAGAGCATTAACTATGGGGATACCCATTCCAAAGACTTTTCAGGGTATAGGTATAGGGTGCTATGCTCTTATGAATGCCCATGGAAAACCAGGCTCTAAGGGTTCAGCATTTTCTGGGCCTACAGCTTAACCAGTACAGAATCATACTTCTGGGTGTGTAAAATGGCTGCCTTATAACTTATATAAGCTTCAAAGGGTTTATCACCAATTCCTCCCACCAAAGAAAAAGTTATTGTATGACATTCTGAACTATTGAGAAATTCTTACATagcaataattatttaaaaagataccCATTTATCTTTGATATGGATGGAAGTATAGAGGATGAGTTTGCTGACTAATTAACAACTGTATTTTCGTTACTTTGACTTATTGGAACAAATAGAATTTCAGGCTTTAGGGGAAATCTGAGCCTTCAGGGAACTCTGTTATGGAGTTCTGTGTCAGGAATCTGGCTTACAtcaccatttaaaaattacatattatttacTTCTTGTTTTGTGGTTTTATAACTTGTATGTTTAGTGAGAGGAGGAAAAGTGAGCTCAGTTGGAAAACAGGGCTAGAAATGGGAGTTATAAGTCCTGTGATGAGATCTTTATATGTAAATCTTGATgcctacatttcattttttttcttgcttcattgGTCTTTTGGAAATTGTtccagtttttttcccccccccctccggtatctaaaacaaaaaaagcctttttaattAAGTTACTATGAACACATAACACTCAgggattgttttaaatttgttaaatgatAGTAATAAACAACGTTGGACCTTATGGATGACTTTTGGCCATTGCTATTGAGAGTTGGCAGAACTTGATAATGAGCAATAATTCATCTTGGAAtttgcctccagaactgtgagaatcaTCTTggaatttgttttgatttttactcCAGTACAGATGCAGgtgttttctttctgtgactGTTTGTGAGcagttgaatctgtaaatcacctCCTGTGGAGCCGGGTGTCCCAGTGGCTGAGAGCCAGCTGTTGGGTGTTTTAGCTAAACAGCTTGCTCTTAGTTGGCTGCTCAAATCCCCGTGAGAAGTGTATTGGCTACTCCAGGGAATAGAGCATGCAGGGTGAAGATTTTTGCAAGGCCTTTAGTGACCCACTTTTAATTTGCTGGGATTCTTCTGCTTTGACTTTTTCTAGTAGGTGCCAGAGTTCATTTGCTTTGGATTTCCACAAATGACTCATCTTCCTGTCATATTTTCTTAGAATACAATGACTTAAGAATCTTTGGGTCACTGTCACATAGTTTCTCCTACTACATGTATGGGAGAAGAAAACAGTGGTATTCAAACTCAGGCCTGTTTCCATCTCATTCTGATTGATTCCTTTGGTACATAGAAAACTTTGtttcttggccaggtgtggtgcctcacgcttgtaatcctagcattctgggaggctgaggcgggtgaattgcttgagctcaggagttcgagaccctgtctctactaaaaatagaaataaattagcaggacaactaaaaatatatatagaaaaaattagctaggcatggtggcgcatgcctgtagtcccagctactcaggaggctgaggcaggaggattgcttgagcccaggagtttgaggttgctgtgagctaggctgacaccctggcactctagcttgggcaacagaatgagactctctctctcaaaaaaaaaaagaaaactttgtttcttcctgaaaatggcattttagtgattcattgttttctgtgggaGGAAGCTTATGacctgctcttttctttttttcttccagaggGAATCTGGAAAAGTTGCAGGCAAGACATCATTTCTTTAAGAACAGTTTGGGTAACAGAAGTTCTGGAAAACAGGTAAAGTGTATTTAAACTTCTTTGGTAATGTGACACATGCCCTGTAATCTGCAGAAGTAAactgggaaaaggaggaggagaagcagaaagCTAGGTGTACTTTGTGCCCAGGGGCTCTATTAAggattttacatatattatctcatttagatGGTTTTACCTGTAAAAATCGCAGAATGAAACTGTCTTTGAAAATGTTGTTTTACCATCTACCATAAACAAGatacagaaatataatttatacattttgttaTGTGGTAAAGGGCTAGTTATATTTGTTGCAAGACCACTCACTGTGGACTTCTAAGTAAAACCAGAATCTGCTGTGCTATGCAGCCTAGCTAGGTAGTGTCTTCCTagttcctttctgtcttttatttcagTTCTCGATCATTGCCTGTAGTTTGTAGCTATACCAtctctttaattccttttaaCACTTTGTCACCTGGTCCTCAATTTAAGTTTCCTAATAAGCCACCTCTTCACAGTGGTGTCCATCCCAAGTGTCCCCTTTATGTTCTCAGTGGTGATCTTTCTGTGACTGGACTGAATAGCTACACCTgtgtgttgttttcttctttgtatctcACAAAGTTCTGAAGGTCTCGTGAAATAACAATATATGTAGCTCgcccgccctcccctcccttcctccctccctccactcttCACAGACACACACGAAAACAACAATATATGTAAAGAACCCAGTATACTGCATCTGAGAAATAcatctcaataaatgatagctgtaattttatttatttaatatttttaactttttttttttttgcaacagagtctcactgttgcccgggtgaatgctgtggcatcagcctagctcacagcacctcaaactcctgggctcaagccatcctcctgcctcagcctcccaagtagctgggattacaggcatgcaccaagatgcccagctaatttttctatctttagtggagacagggtcttgttcttggtcaggctggtcttgaactcctaggctcaagtgatcctcccgcctccgccttccagagtgctaggattgcaggtgtgagccaccgcacttggccAGGTAGGACTATTTACTTCAGTGTATGAGCACTTGTTTGGGCCTACAGGGTCCTAGAAAGTCTGGTTTGCTTTCATATCTTCCCTGgtttaaaaagtagaattgtGGTAGGTGTGGTGGATCACACCTATAATCCAGCACattgggaagctgaagtgggacgatcacttgaggccaggagttcaagaccagtctgggcaacatagcaagaccccatctctaagaaattaaaaaatatatatattagctgAGTGTAGcagcatgcatctgtagtcctaagctactcaggaggttgaggcaagaggattgcttgaacccaggagtttgaggttgcagtgagctataatcatcccactgcattctagcctgggcgacagagcaagaaaaactgtctcttaaaaaaaataaataggccgAGCACAGTGGTTACAAAATAGTTCTACCTAAGGGTTGCAGAGAGTGAGATGCTATTTAGTCTAACATTTGTCCAAGTATAAGACTTGAAGTTAGATTTCAAGTATGTAAAGTAGTAGTTCCTAGagatcacaatttaaaaattaaattgttaagattttaatatttgttggttttcctttggtatttttccacttttatcaGGGCAAACCAATTCAATCACCATGAGTTGGAGCTTTCTGACTCGCCTGCTGGAGGAGATTCACAACCATTCCACATTTGTGGGGAAGATCTGGCTCACTGTGTTGATTGTCTTCCGGATTGTCCTTACAGCTGTAGGAGGAGAGTCCATCTATTATGATGAACAAAGCAAATTTGTGTGCAACACAGAGCAGCCGGGCTGTGAGAATGTTTGCTATGATGCCTTTGCACCCCTCTCCCATGTGCGCTTCTGGGTTTTCCAGATCATCCTGGTGGCTACTCCTTCGGTGATGTACCTGGGCTATGCCATTCATAAGATTGCCAAAATGGAGCACGGTGAAGCAGACAAGAAGGCAGCTCGGAGCAAACCCTACGCGATGCGTTGGAAACAACACCGGGCTCTGGAAGAAACAGAAGAGGACCATGAAGAGGATCCCATGATGTATCCAGAAATGGAAttagaaagtgaaaaggaaaataaagagcaGAGCCCACCTAAACCCAAGCATGATGGCCGACGACGGATTCGGGAGGATGGGCTCATGAAAATTTATGTGCTGCAGTTGCTGGCAAGGACCGTATTTGAGGTGGGTTTTCTGATAGGGCAGTATTTTCTGTATGGCTTCCAAGTCCACCCATTTTATGTGTGCAGCAGACTTCCTTGCCCTCATAAGATAGACTGCTTTATTTCTAGGCCCACTGAAAAGACCATCTTCCTTCTGATAATGTATGGTGTTACGGGCCTTTGCCTATTGCTTAACATTTGGGAGATGCTTCATTTAGGGTTTGGGACCATTCGAGACTCACTAAACAGTAAAAGGAGGGAACTTGAAGATCCGGGTGCTTATAATTATCCTTTCACTTGGAATACACCATCTGCTCCCCCTGGCTATAACATTGCTGTCAAACCAGATCAAATCCAGTACACCGAATTGTCTAATGCTAAGATCGCCTACAAGCAAAACAAGGCCAACATCGCCCAGGAACAACAGTATGGCAGCCATGAGGAGAACCTCCCAGCTGACCTGGAGACTCTGCAGCGGGAGATCAGAATGGCTCAGGAACGCTTAGATCTAGCAATCCAGGCCTACAGTCACCAAAACAATCCCCATGGTCCCCGGGAAAAAAAGGCCAAAGTAGGGTCCAAAGCTGGGTCCAACAAAAGCAGTGCTAGTAGCAAATCAGGGGATGGGAAGACCTCTGTCTGGATTTAATCTTGGCTGGGCTTAAAACTTAACGCTTTTCATAGTTTATGGTAAGCAACAGCTCACTGAATAATGACTTCCATTGAGTAAACATTTGGCTCTGGTTATCTTCAGGGATGCTGTTGGCTCTTGATCCAAGCTCAGGGGACTCTGAAGGCGGGGCTGGGATGAGGgtgaaaagaggaaaacatggTGTTCCTGGGCACGTGTTCTCAGCAATAATACAGTTGCAGAACTTTACATTTGTGTCTTCCAGATCTGGAAAAGAACAGATATATTTAAATCATTCTCATTGAACAGTTTTTGTATGTACAGTATTatggtacatttttttttagtatgagaactttttttgtatttgtacATTGGACTGC
It encodes:
- the GJC1 gene encoding gap junction gamma-1 protein, with the protein product MSWSFLTRLLEEIHNHSTFVGKIWLTVLIVFRIVLTAVGGESIYYDEQSKFVCNTEQPGCENVCYDAFAPLSHVRFWVFQIILVATPSVMYLGYAIHKIAKMEHGEADKKAARSKPYAMRWKQHRALEETEEDHEEDPMMYPEMELESEKENKEQSPPKPKHDGRRRIREDGLMKIYVLQLLARTVFEVGFLIGQYFLYGFQVHPFYVCSRLPCPHKIDCFISRPTEKTIFLLIMYGVTGLCLLLNIWEMLHLGFGTIRDSLNSKRRELEDPGAYNYPFTWNTPSAPPGYNIAVKPDQIQYTELSNAKIAYKQNKANIAQEQQYGSHEENLPADLETLQREIRMAQERLDLAIQAYSHQNNPHGPREKKAKVGSKAGSNKSSASSKSGDGKTSVWI